From a single Miscanthus floridulus cultivar M001 chromosome 8, ASM1932011v1, whole genome shotgun sequence genomic region:
- the LOC136471747 gene encoding uncharacterized protein yields MGGEATNAGGGGFRARMEHYLYSGEKKHVLAGIAIFAAVFGVPWYFMTRGAKHQSHQDYMEKANKARSERLSSGQPSALKE; encoded by the exons ATGGGCGGAGAGGCCACGAATGCCGGCGGCGGCGGTTTCCGCGCGCGGATGGAGCACTACCTTTACAGTGGCGAGAAGAAGCACGTCCTCGCCGGCATCGCCATCTTCGCCGCCGTGTTCGGCGTCCCATGGTACTTCATGACCCGAG GGGCAAAGCATCAATCTCACCAAGATTACATGGAAAAGGCTAACAAGGCGAGATCAGAGAGGCTGTCTTCTGGACAGCCATCTGCACTGAAAGAATGA